A region from the Wansuia hejianensis genome encodes:
- a CDS encoding adaptor protein MecA codes for MKIEKINDSQIRCTLTSDDLASRKIKLSELAYGTEKAKNLFQDMMQQAHYEFGFESDNSPLMIEAIPVAPDSIVLIITKVEDPEELDTRFSKFSPSGDESDTAKAPQFSGADDILDLFQKIYEAKNKIQNGSTKKDTKKSSSQKAAQDTEKTPVNLVQSFRFRSLDDAILAAHGLNHFYSGRNSLYKNETLGSYQLVLHQSDCTPEAFNKVCNILSEYGTNETFSASGEAYLLEHGNALIRDTALQNLADI; via the coding sequence ATGAAGATTGAAAAGATTAACGACAGCCAGATCCGCTGTACCTTGACAAGCGACGACCTGGCAAGCCGCAAAATCAAACTCAGTGAATTAGCTTACGGCACCGAAAAAGCAAAAAATTTGTTTCAGGATATGATGCAGCAGGCTCACTATGAATTTGGCTTTGAGTCTGACAACTCACCCTTGATGATAGAGGCGATTCCCGTAGCACCGGACAGCATTGTACTGATCATCACAAAGGTGGAAGATCCGGAGGAGCTGGACACACGCTTTTCCAAGTTCTCTCCCTCCGGTGACGAGTCGGACACGGCAAAGGCACCTCAGTTTTCCGGAGCAGATGATATCCTGGATCTGTTCCAGAAGATCTATGAAGCAAAGAACAAAATACAGAACGGCAGTACCAAAAAAGATACGAAAAAATCTTCCAGTCAGAAAGCGGCTCAGGATACGGAGAAGACACCAGTCAATCTGGTCCAGTCTTTCCGGTTCCGATCCCTGGACGATGCCATCCTGGCAGCCCACGGCCTGAACCACTTTTATTCCGGAAGGAACTCACTGTATAAAAATGAGACACTTGGCAGCTATCAGCTGGTACTGCACCAGTCCGACTGTACTCCGGAGGCCTTCAATAAGGTCTGCAATATTCTTTCAGAGTATGGAACGAACGAGACCTTTTCTGCTTCCGGAGAGGCCTATTTGCTGGAACATGGCAATGCTCTGATCAGAGATACCGCTCTTCAGAATTTGGCGGACATCTGA
- a CDS encoding Na/Pi cotransporter family protein, producing the protein MNETVKIIFGLAGGLALFLYGMSSMSDALQKTAGEKMKNILGFLTKNPVMGALAGALVTAVLQSSSATTVMVIGFVSAGLMSLPQAISVIFGANIGTTMTAQLIAFQISDYIYPIIFIGFILNFVAKKEKIKNIGLVIFSFGLLFEGIEIMGSVMKPLANSPVFIDLMGKVADIPVLGVLLGTVMTMIVQSSSATIAVLQNFAAQAGPDGVTSIIGLAGAIPILLGNNIGTTITALLASVGQSKNAKRTAIAHTVFNLTGSVLFLFLIPLLTQFVTFISPTGIEVDVISRQIANAHTIFNVVCTLIWLPLIPVMVKIVKLLIPGQDSAGAAAFQPKFLDDGMIGQPAAAMYLVSQEMKRLMADAGSMLSALKDTISGEVSSTSRDTYLHLQQSIKKLHASIARYITKLFSSGNLTARQSEQIAGFLYVSNNVDRIADRCEEISDSIEHIRSTGRPLSEEASGELNRGMRLLGKLYRDAMGSLQAGNLDVAQRVVKHKNKIRKIQKQLNKAHLARVNSGECDAALTSDFSNILYNLDRIADNCVGIAEEAMDHVALISLPEPEPQELPEAN; encoded by the coding sequence ATGAATGAGACGGTAAAGATTATCTTTGGGCTGGCCGGAGGCCTGGCATTGTTTTTGTACGGAATGTCCAGCATGAGTGACGCACTGCAGAAAACAGCAGGAGAAAAAATGAAAAACATCCTGGGCTTCCTGACAAAAAACCCGGTCATGGGCGCCCTGGCCGGCGCGCTGGTCACGGCGGTCCTGCAGAGCAGCTCCGCCACAACAGTCATGGTCATAGGTTTTGTAAGCGCAGGGCTTATGAGCCTTCCGCAGGCTATTTCCGTTATTTTCGGCGCCAATATCGGCACCACGATGACTGCCCAGCTGATCGCCTTTCAGATCAGCGATTACATTTACCCTATTATATTTATCGGTTTTATTCTGAATTTCGTAGCAAAGAAAGAGAAAATCAAGAACATCGGACTTGTTATTTTCTCTTTTGGTCTGTTATTTGAAGGAATTGAAATCATGGGCAGCGTCATGAAGCCACTGGCCAACAGTCCTGTCTTCATCGATCTCATGGGAAAAGTCGCCGACATTCCGGTGCTCGGCGTGCTTCTGGGTACTGTCATGACGATGATCGTCCAGAGCAGCTCTGCCACCATTGCGGTCCTACAGAACTTTGCGGCCCAGGCAGGCCCGGACGGGGTAACAAGCATCATCGGCCTGGCCGGAGCCATTCCGATCCTTCTCGGCAACAACATCGGAACGACGATCACCGCCCTGCTGGCATCGGTGGGACAGTCCAAAAATGCCAAACGGACTGCTATTGCGCATACTGTCTTTAATCTCACCGGCAGCGTTCTGTTTCTGTTCCTGATACCGCTTTTGACGCAATTTGTGACATTTATATCGCCAACGGGCATTGAAGTGGATGTAATTTCCAGGCAGATCGCCAATGCCCATACGATATTTAATGTAGTCTGTACCCTGATCTGGCTGCCGCTGATACCTGTAATGGTAAAGATTGTAAAACTCCTGATTCCCGGTCAGGACAGCGCCGGAGCTGCCGCCTTTCAGCCAAAGTTCCTGGACGACGGCATGATCGGGCAGCCGGCTGCCGCCATGTACCTGGTCTCCCAGGAAATGAAACGGCTGATGGCAGACGCAGGCTCCATGCTGAGCGCGTTGAAGGATACCATCTCCGGAGAAGTAAGCAGTACATCCAGAGACACTTATCTGCATCTGCAGCAGTCGATCAAAAAGCTGCACGCCAGCATCGCCCGCTATATCACGAAGCTGTTTTCCAGCGGTAACCTGACGGCCAGGCAGTCTGAACAGATTGCCGGATTCTTATATGTTTCCAATAATGTAGACCGCATCGCAGACCGCTGTGAAGAAATCTCCGACAGCATTGAACACATCCGTTCCACCGGAAGGCCACTTTCAGAAGAGGCCTCCGGCGAACTGAACCGGGGGATGCGTCTTCTGGGAAAATTATACAGAGATGCCATGGGCTCGCTGCAGGCCGGCAACCTGGATGTTGCCCAACGGGTTGTAAAACACAAAAATAAGATCCGGAAAATCCAAAAGCAGCTGAACAAAGCTCATCTGGCCAGGGTGAATTCCGGAGAATGCGACGCTGCACTGACCAGCGACTTTTCCAATATCCTGTACAATCTGGACCGTATCGCAGACAACTGCGTAGGGATCGCCGAAGAAGCCATGGACCATGTGGCGCTGATATCGCTTCCCGAGCCTGAACCACAGGAACTTCCGGAAGCTAACTGA
- the whiA gene encoding DNA-binding protein WhiA: MSFSGEVKEELSRQTAGARHCQIAELAAIITLCGSVHISVKDEYCIRMQTENVWVADKYFLLLKRIFKINPEVSVRRNARQNKVSAYQIMVAENDDAKRVLQAVKLLTPEGALAEDLPLVHNVIVQKNCCRRAFIRGAFLAAGSISDPNRFYHFEIVCDTEYQAKQLRDLIRSLKIDAKTVKRKKYHIVYIKEGSQIVDLLGLMDARMALLKLENVRILKEMRGSVNRKVNCETANINKTVNAAVKQMEDIRYIRDTIGFSGLSNGLDEIARLRLQYPEATLKELGLLLNPPVGKSGVNHRLRKLSSIADELRESKEENYYDQKTNHDSDF, translated from the coding sequence ATGTCTTTTTCTGGTGAAGTAAAAGAGGAACTTTCCAGGCAGACGGCAGGTGCGCGGCACTGTCAGATTGCCGAACTGGCTGCGATCATCACCCTGTGTGGCAGCGTCCATATTTCAGTGAAGGATGAATACTGTATCCGCATGCAGACAGAAAATGTCTGGGTGGCAGATAAATATTTTCTTCTATTAAAGAGGATCTTTAAGATTAATCCGGAGGTATCCGTCAGGCGGAATGCCAGGCAGAATAAAGTGTCTGCCTATCAGATAATGGTTGCGGAGAATGATGATGCCAAGCGTGTCCTGCAGGCGGTCAAGCTGCTGACGCCGGAAGGCGCGCTGGCAGAGGATCTTCCGTTGGTCCACAACGTGATTGTCCAAAAGAATTGCTGCAGGCGAGCTTTTATCCGTGGAGCTTTTCTGGCCGCCGGTTCTATCAGCGATCCGAACCGGTTCTATCATTTTGAAATCGTATGTGACACGGAATACCAGGCAAAGCAGCTGAGGGATCTGATCCGGAGCTTGAAAATTGATGCGAAAACGGTCAAAAGAAAAAAATATCATATTGTTTATATAAAAGAAGGTTCGCAGATAGTAGACCTGCTGGGTCTAATGGATGCCAGGATGGCATTGCTGAAGCTGGAAAATGTCAGAATATTAAAAGAGATGAGGGGGAGTGTCAATCGAAAAGTGAACTGTGAGACTGCAAATATTAATAAAACAGTAAATGCGGCAGTCAAACAAATGGAGGACATCAGGTATATCCGGGATACGATAGGTTTCTCAGGGCTTTCAAATGGACTTGACGAAATAGCACGGCTTCGGTTACAATATCCAGAAGCGACACTCAAAGAATTAGGTTTACTGTTGAATCCACCGGTTGGAAAGTCTGGTGTAAATCATCGCTTGAGAAAGCTGAGCAGCATTGCGGATGAGCTGAGAGAAAGTAAGGAGGAGAATTATTATGATCAAAAAACCAATCACGATTCAGATTTCTAG
- a CDS encoding HPr family phosphocarrier protein produces the protein MIKKPITIQISSGLEARPIAMLVQVASQFESEIYVESGKKKVNAKSIMGMMTLGLDTGENVTITVNGADETEAMSQIEGYLTNK, from the coding sequence ATGATCAAAAAACCAATCACGATTCAGATTTCTAGCGGGCTTGAGGCAAGGCCCATTGCTATGCTGGTGCAGGTGGCCAGTCAGTTTGAGAGCGAGATTTACGTGGAGAGCGGTAAGAAAAAGGTGAATGCAAAAAGTATCATGGGAATGATGACCCTGGGACTGGATACCGGTGAAAATGTGACAATAACAGTTAATGGTGCGGATGAAACGGAAGCCATGAGTCAGATAGAAGGTTATCTCACTAATAAATAG
- the rapZ gene encoding RNase adapter RapZ, whose amino-acid sequence MRFVIVTGMSGAGKSTALKMLEDAEYFCVDNLPISLIEKFAQLTMDGTEGKIKKVALGVDIRSGEVLADLQAVLEKMSLSGIRYEILFLDANDETLVKRYKETRRSHPLSGKGRVESGIQKEREQLDFLKKQADYIIDTSQLLTRELKSELDKIFIQNQEFKSLMVTVLSFGFKYGIPADSDLVFDVRFLPNPYYIDELKRLSGNDEPVYDFVMGFEAAQIFAGKLVDMIRFLIPNYIEEGKNQLVISIGCTGGKHRSVTLANELYRRLEDSGEYGIRIEHRDIEKDAVRKGM is encoded by the coding sequence ATGCGTTTTGTGATTGTGACCGGAATGTCAGGCGCAGGAAAGAGCACAGCGTTGAAGATGCTGGAGGATGCAGAATATTTTTGCGTGGATAATCTTCCAATCTCTCTGATTGAGAAGTTCGCCCAGCTGACCATGGACGGAACCGAGGGCAAAATCAAAAAAGTGGCCCTCGGAGTGGATATCCGCAGCGGCGAGGTTTTGGCCGATCTGCAGGCAGTTCTGGAGAAGATGAGCCTATCCGGAATAAGGTATGAGATCCTGTTCCTGGATGCCAATGACGAAACGCTGGTGAAGCGTTATAAGGAAACCCGCCGGAGCCATCCGCTGTCAGGCAAAGGACGGGTAGAGAGCGGAATCCAGAAGGAGAGAGAACAGCTGGATTTTCTGAAGAAGCAGGCAGATTATATCATAGATACCAGCCAGCTTCTGACCAGAGAACTGAAGTCAGAGCTGGATAAAATATTTATTCAGAACCAGGAATTCAAAAGCCTCATGGTAACAGTCTTATCGTTTGGGTTTAAATATGGGATTCCTGCTGATTCTGATCTGGTGTTTGATGTGCGGTTTCTGCCGAATCCCTATTACATAGATGAGCTGAAGCGTCTGTCGGGTAACGATGAGCCGGTATACGATTTTGTGATGGGGTTTGAAGCGGCACAGATCTTTGCCGGCAAACTGGTGGATATGATACGGTTCCTGATTCCGAATTATATCGAAGAAGGGAAGAATCAGCTGGTGATCTCCATTGGCTGTACCGGAGGCAAGCACCGGTCGGTGACGCTGGCGAATGAGTTGTACCGGAGGCTTGAGGATTCCGGAGAATATGGCATACGCATTGAACATCGGGATATCGAAAAAGATGCGGTGCGCAAGGGGATGTGA